The following proteins come from a genomic window of Mauremys mutica isolate MM-2020 ecotype Southern chromosome 7, ASM2049712v1, whole genome shotgun sequence:
- the CHCHD1 gene encoding coiled-coil-helix-coiled-coil-helix domain-containing protein 1, whose protein sequence is MAAPVYPAWLGRLAAGRKRRAPAVRPARPLVLANQVANRRLRLGEATCTTEMSLLMACWKQNAFNDAACAKEIQTFYDCVAKTDVEHKERLKQESLGQMGNLSPKTVNKLLRRFPNITDNF, encoded by the exons ATGGCGGCGCCCGTGTACCCGGCCTGGCTCGGGCGCTTGGCCGCCGGGCGGAAGCGGCGGGCTCCCGCTGTGCGCCCCGCCCGCCCGCTGGTGCTGGCCAACCAGGTGGCGAACCGCCGCCTGCGCCTGGGAG AGGCAACATGTACTACAGAGATGTCATTACTGATGGCTTGCTGGAAGCAGAATGCGTTCAACGATGCAGCTTGTGCCAAGGAAATCCAGACATTCTATGACTGTGTGGCAAAGACAGAT GTGGAGCACAAGGAAAGACTTAAACAGGAGTCCCTGGGCCAGATGGGAAACTTATCTCCAAAGACAGTGAACAAACTGCTGAGAAGGTTCCCTAATATCACAGATAATTTTTAA